In Helianthus annuus cultivar XRQ/B chromosome 9, HanXRQr2.0-SUNRISE, whole genome shotgun sequence, the following are encoded in one genomic region:
- the LOC110937105 gene encoding E3 ubiquitin-protein ligase RNF216, with the protein MEGVVQLEFGDDEDEFRSCCGDEDELEEIVKNGDDELDEFSVRMLFKGVSVSDPGNGGFGVSGIGVIMEGPNEVPMIRVQKKLEFFVEEDVADYLALMDGLVEAIRRNVKRVYAFTDSQILFDQITNEEVPENPLLMALKRRILEHVKNLEHFVLKCVPDVNLEPPLHLARVAIGVVVHDAKGDPTVENCLICCEDKPSFMTVTLKCSHKCCSHCLKAYVDEKVGLSEVPIRCPSPKCRYYISAPEHKSFLPVGSFMSLEEALLEPKACAADKFYCPFADCAVLLDPSSDADSTDNRVKCPVCSRFICVKCGVRWHASVSCDEFQEVSAEEMDVVDGDAAFDCLVENRRWKRCQMCERMIELTHGCYDLTCWCGHEFCYSCGAEYVNGQQTCECASWGDEEQEEENDQLTLTSTTPSDPGQQFEEWAWESFGSLSNMMDAYSDQERSQLALIQRFLAGGFSLSDHHTNPCESSSSSSSSCADEDTSYIDNTIKDLHQLPWLERFVSVISDNYYDECSQ; encoded by the exons ATGGAGGGTGTAGTTCAGCTGGAATTTGgagatgatgaagatgagtttAGAAGTTGTTGTGGAGATGAGGATGAGTTGGAAGAAATTGTGAAGAATGGTGATGACGAACTTGATGAGTTTTCGGTTCGAATGTTGTTCAAGGGTGTGTCGGTTTCGGACCCGGGGAATGGAGGTTTTGGGGTGTCTGGAATTGGGGTGATCATGGAAGGACCTAATGAGGTTCCTATGATTCGGGTTCAGAAAAAGCTTGAATTTTTTGTTGAAGAAGATGTAGCTGATTATCTAGCTTTGATGGATGGTTTAGTTGAAGCAATTCGACGTAACGTCAAAAGGGTATATGCTTTTACCGATTCCCAAATCTTATTTGATCAG ATTACAAATGAGGAAGTGCCTGAGAATCCACTTCTCATGGCATTGAAACGAAGAATACTAGAACATGTTAAAAATCTTGAACATTTTGTTCTAAAATGTGTTCCTGATGTCAATCTCGAGCCTCCATTGCACCTGGCGCGAGTGGCAATTGGGGTCGTCGTTCATGATGCCAAGGGCGATCCAactgttgaaaattgtttaataTGTTGTGAAGATAAACCATCGTTCATGACGGTCACACTGAAATGCTCACACAAATGCTGTTCCCATTGCTTGAAGGCTTATGTCGATGAAAAAGTTGGGCTATCTGAGGTTCCCATTAGGTGCCCGAGCCCAAAATGCAGATATTACATTtctgcccctgaacataagtctTTTCTTCCTGTTGGCTCTTTTATGTCGTTAGAGGAAGCTCTTTTGGAACCAAAGGCGTGTGCGGCTGACAAGTTTTACTGTCCTTTTGCTGACTGTGCGGTTCTTCTTGATCCTAGTTCTGACGCAGACTCGACAGATAATCGTGTTAAGTGTCCTGTTTGTAGTAGATTTATATGCGTGAAATGTGGGGTCCGTTGGCATGCTTCAGTTAGTTGTGATGAGTTTCAGGAGGTCTCAGCAGAGGAGATGGATGTCGTTGACGGTGATGCTGCTTTTGACTGTCTTGTTGAGAATAGACGATGGAAACGTTGCCAGATGTGTGAGAGGATGATTGAGTTGACCCATGGTTGCTATGATTTGACTTGCTG GTGTGGACACGAGTTCTGCTATTCTTGCGGTGCTGAATATGTAAACGGTCAACAAACATGCGAATGTGCATCGTGGGGTGACGAAGAACAAGAAGAAGAAAATGACCAACTTACCCTTACCTCTACCACTCCTTCCGACCCTGGCCAACAGTTTGAGGAATGGGCATGGGAGTCTTTTGGTTCGCTTTCAAACATGATGGATGCTTACTCTGACCAAGAAAGATCACAACTCGCATTGATTCAAAGATTTCTTGCCGGTGGGTTTAGCCTCAGTGACCACCATACGAACCCATGTGaatcctcctcatcatcatcatcctcgtgTGCAGACGAGGACACCTCGTACATTGATAACACAATTAAGGATCTCCACCAGCTTCCTTGGCTTGAGCGGTTTGTTTCTGTTATAAGTGATAATTACTACGATGAATGCAGTCAATGA
- the LOC110937108 gene encoding transcription termination factor MTEF18, mitochondrial: MLIHRISYNRRFWISEMISELHYVLCPPTVCKNACSRNGPFYISVKRRNFCTSESTSLVKTGVVYSHQSQASANSNRVSRLVRTEAQTALFDYLHFTRGFHFTDAEYMSKNSPHFIQNLLSVVDNEQDVSRALSKYFRYNPINEYEPFLESLGLNPTEFPSLLPKSLIFLGDDGLLLDNFHALCGYGIPRTKIGKIYREAKEIFGYDHGVLSMKLKAYEKLGFSKSTVIKLVSCCPSLLIGRIDNKFLMLLDKLKGFGFGNEWIGGYISERTTLNWDKMLDTMSFLVQVGYDDKQMKTLFTENPTLLFEVSGKRIYVLVGQLLKLGFKMNQIYDLFLKNSQILSSKGAKNLSTAVCFLVEIGMETEEIANIVATHMEVLGSNSLKAPTTVMNSLKIQKDDLRRGIKKDPLMLINLATKSDAKATNNQDSNTIVERKSFLLRLGYIENSEELSKALKKFRGRGDQLQERFDCLVEAGLDYNVVSSMIKRAPSVLNQTKDLLEKKLDCLQNRLGYPLEAVVVFPSYLCYDIQRINLRFSMYLWLLERGAAKPKLSLSTILACSDARFVKYFVHIHPEGVSTWQNLKNSFNSRY, from the coding sequence ATGCTGATTCATAGGATCAGTTATAATAGGCGATTTTGGATTTCTGAGATGATTTCTGAACTACATTATGTATTATGCCCACCAACTGTTTGTAAAAATGCCTGTAGTAGAAATGGACCGTTTTATATATCAGTTAAAAGGAGAAACTTCTGCACATCAGAATCTACAAGTTTAGTGAAAACTGGAGTTGTTTATTCCCATCAATCACAAGCTAGTGCTAACAGTAATCGTGTATCGCGTCTTGTGAGAACAGAGGCACAAACCGCACTTTTTGATTATTTGCATTTTACAAGAGGCTTCCATTTCACCGATGCGGAGTACATGAGCAAGAACTCGCCTCATTTTATCCAGAACTTGTTGTCGGTGGTTGATAATGAGCAGGATGTTTCGCGGGCTTTGTCGAAGTACTTTCGTTACAATCCCATTAACGAGTATGAACCGTTTTTGGAGAGTTTAGGTTTGAATCCTACCGAATTCCCGTCATTGCTTCCTAAATCGTTGATATTTTTAGGGGATGACGGGCTTTTACTCGATAACTTTCACGCTCTGTGTGGTTATGGGATTCCTAGAACAAAGATTGGCAAGATTTATAGGGAAGCGAAGGAGATATTTGGGTACGACCATGGAGTGTTATCTATGAAACTTAAGGCTTATGAGAAATTAGGATTCAGTAAATCGACTGTGATTAAACTAGTATCATGCTGCCCTTCACTCTTGATCGGGCGTATCGATAACAAGTTTCTCATGCTTCTCGATAAGCTGAAAGGGTTCGGGTTCGGAAATGAATGGATCGGTGGTTATATATCTGAAAGAACCACTTTGAATTGGGATAAAATGCTGGACACCATGAGTTTTCTCGTGCAAGTGGGCTACGACGATAAACAGATGAAAACTCTGTTTACGGAGAACCCCACGTTACTGTTTGAAGTCTCGGGGAAACGGATCTATGTGCTGGTTGGTCAATTGCTAAAGCTCGGGTTTAAAATGAACCAAATTTACGACCTATTTTTGAAAAACTCGCAAATTTTATCGTCAAAGGGTGCGAAGAATCTTTCGACAGCAGTGTGTTTCTTGGTCGAAATCGGGATGGAGACGGAAGAAATTGCAAACATTGTTGCTACCCATATGGAAGTTCTCGGTTCTAATTCGTTAAAAGCGCCAACTACCGTTATGAAcagtttgaaaattcaaaaagatgaTTTACGTCGAGGTATAAAGAAAGATCCTTTAATGTTAATCAATTTGGCTACAAAGTCCGACGCTAAAGCGACCAATAATCAGGATTCCAATACAATTGTCGAAAGAAAAAGCTTCTTACTAAGACTGGGTTATATCGAAAACTCCGAAGAGTTATCGAAAGCGCTAAAAAAGTTCCGGGGCAGAGGAGACCAACTACAGGAAAGATTTGATTGTTTAGTGGAAGCAGGGCTTGATTATAATGTAGTTTCGAGTATGATTAAGCGGGCCCCGTCGGTGTTAAACCAGACAAAAGATCTTCTTGAGAAAAAGCTGGATTGTTTGCAGAATCGTTTAGGCTATCCGTTGGAAGCTGTGGTAGTGTTTCCGTCGTACTTGTGTTATGATATTCAGAGGATCAATCTCAGGTTTTCTATGTATTTATGGTTACTGGAGAGAGGTGCAGCGAAGCCGAAGTTATCGTTGAGCACAATTCTTGCGTGTTCTGATGCGAGGTTTGTGAAATATTTTGTTCATATTCATCCTGAAGGTGTGTCCACATGGCAGAATTTGAAAAATTCATTTAATTCTAGATATTAA